The following coding sequences lie in one Danio rerio strain Tuebingen ecotype United States chromosome 3, GRCz12tu, whole genome shotgun sequence genomic window:
- the pla2g10 gene encoding group 10 secretory phospholipase A2: MTSLYHTFLLFTVSMASLQPQRSLRSKRGLLELAGVIKCSTGRSALSYVMYGCYCGLGGQGWPRDRADWCCHKHDCCYGDAEFAGCQTKTDRYHWTCDDEQADCDSLNDRCAKILCRCDREAARCLRKAPFNPKYALWPDFLCGCVHPTCNIY, from the exons ATGACTTCGCTGTACCACACATTCCTGCTCTTCACAG TCAGTATGGCGTCACTGCAGCCGCAGCGCTCTTTACGGAGTAAAAGGGGTCTGCTGGAGCTGGCCGGAGTCATCAAGTGCAGCACTGGCCGCTCAGCTCTGTCCTATGTGATGTACGGATGTTACTGTGGTCTGGGGGGTCAAGGCTGGCCCAGAGACAGGGCGGACTG GTGCTGTCACAAACACGACTGCTGTTATGGGGATGCCGAATTCGCAGGATGCCAAACCAAAACGGACCGTTATCATTGGACGTGTGACGATGAGCAGGCCGACTGTG ACTCGCTTAATGATAGATGTGCGAAAATCCTGTGCCGATGTGACCGTGAAGCAGCCAGATGCCTCAGAAAGGCCCCGTTCAACCCAAAATACGCTCTGTGGCCGGATTTCCTCTGCGGATGCGTTCATCCTACCtgcaacatttactaa